One genomic region from Mesorhizobium terrae encodes:
- a CDS encoding DUF2066 domain-containing protein gives MTIGRRLMFALLMLMGAGLGSLALADPLSDLYQAKAIVTGTGETNRELGFRKCLDDVLLRVSGDQRLLSRREMPALRDRAGSFVAEFRYRDRLEGRPVRDEQGTHDRPHDLTCLYKPETVDAVLKSLGSRPWLDKRPKLVVLLGVKNAKGSYVLASDEASGRYMQESLLAAAQLPSLSIAIPPRALLARDKFDFNALQGAGIKDLDTIAITADGDQALAGSLTWSDKDLGWVAEWRLAVKGKVWRWGARGISFDDAFRLAMRGAAQILSGNGQP, from the coding sequence ATGACCATCGGCCGTCGACTGATGTTTGCGTTGCTCATGCTTATGGGTGCGGGCCTTGGCAGTCTTGCCCTCGCCGATCCGCTTTCCGACCTCTATCAGGCCAAGGCCATCGTCACCGGAACCGGCGAGACCAACCGCGAACTCGGTTTCCGCAAATGCCTCGACGACGTGTTGCTGCGCGTTTCCGGCGATCAGCGCCTGCTCAGCCGCCGCGAAATGCCGGCGCTGCGCGACAGGGCCGGCAGCTTCGTCGCCGAATTCCGCTATCGCGACCGGCTGGAGGGCCGTCCGGTGCGCGACGAACAAGGCACGCATGACCGGCCGCACGACCTGACATGCCTGTACAAGCCAGAGACCGTCGACGCGGTGCTGAAATCGCTGGGCAGCAGGCCATGGCTGGACAAGCGGCCGAAACTGGTCGTGCTGCTGGGCGTAAAGAACGCCAAGGGAAGTTATGTCCTGGCTTCCGACGAGGCCAGCGGCCGGTACATGCAGGAATCGCTGCTCGCCGCCGCGCAACTGCCGTCGTTGTCGATCGCGATACCGCCGCGCGCCTTGCTGGCCAGGGACAAGTTCGACTTCAATGCATTGCAGGGTGCCGGGATCAAGGATCTCGACACGATCGCGATCACCGCCGATGGCGACCAAGCCCTGGCCGGATCGCTCACCTGGAGCGACAAGGACCTTGGCTGGGTGGCCGAGTGGCGGCTTGCCGTCAAGGGCAAGGTGTGGCGCTGGGGCGCGCGCGGCATTTCCTTCGACGATGCCTTCCGTTTAGCCATGCGTGGTGCTGCCCAAATCCTGTCGGGCAACGGCCAGCCTTAG
- a CDS encoding alpha/beta hydrolase: MVFRWAARTIDAFSLTGLALATLFFCASLSPSLIPRDGITQGVLSGLSFSAGYGVGVALRALWTYMGLPVADIRRLAVPYWAIILACIAAAVIFLVQASGWQDSIRVLMGMQPADKIGPIQVAAIALVTFAIVILIARLLARIFRGIASRLRPYVPRRVAGVVGLAVTALLFWSVVDGVLLRFALRVMDSSYREVDQIVDADVKPPANPQKTGGPTSLIGWQGLGKMGRDYIASAPTGSEIANQTHQDAKEPIRVYAGLNSARTVEERAKLALDELVRVGGFERSALIIITPTGTGWVDPAGIDPVEYLHHGDIASVAIQYSYLPSWLSLLVEPGYGSEASRALFAQIYGYWKQLPKDKRPKLYLYGLSLGAMNSDLSSDLYDVVGDPYQGALWAGPPFPSRTWNTATASRVAGSPAWLPRFRDGSIIRFTNQHNALGLDGAPWGPIRIVYLQYASDPIVFFDPYSAFRQPAWMKGERGPDVSPRFRWFPIVTLLQLTVDIGLGTTAPMGHGHVYAPEHYIDAWVAVSQPPGWTAEKIDALKAYFVSQRPAG; the protein is encoded by the coding sequence ATGGTGTTCCGGTGGGCAGCAAGGACAATCGACGCCTTCTCGCTGACCGGACTGGCCCTGGCGACGCTGTTTTTCTGCGCGTCGCTTTCGCCGAGCCTCATCCCGCGTGACGGCATCACGCAAGGGGTGCTGTCGGGCTTGAGCTTCTCCGCCGGCTACGGCGTCGGCGTCGCCTTGCGCGCGCTCTGGACCTATATGGGATTGCCCGTTGCCGACATCCGCCGGCTGGCTGTTCCCTATTGGGCGATCATCCTGGCCTGCATCGCGGCGGCCGTCATCTTCCTGGTCCAGGCGTCCGGCTGGCAGGATTCCATCCGCGTCCTGATGGGCATGCAACCGGCCGACAAGATCGGACCGATCCAGGTCGCGGCGATCGCGCTCGTCACCTTCGCCATCGTCATCTTGATCGCCCGGCTGCTGGCCCGCATCTTCCGCGGCATCGCAAGCCGCCTGCGCCCCTATGTGCCGAGGCGCGTCGCCGGCGTCGTCGGCCTCGCCGTCACCGCGCTTCTGTTCTGGTCGGTGGTCGACGGGGTGCTGCTGCGCTTCGCGCTGCGGGTGATGGATTCGTCCTATCGTGAGGTCGACCAGATCGTCGACGCGGATGTGAAGCCACCGGCCAACCCGCAAAAGACCGGCGGTCCCACCTCGCTGATCGGCTGGCAGGGCCTTGGCAAGATGGGGCGCGACTACATCGCCTCGGCGCCGACCGGGAGCGAAATCGCCAACCAGACTCATCAGGACGCAAAGGAGCCGATCCGCGTCTATGCCGGCTTGAACTCAGCCAGGACTGTCGAGGAGCGGGCCAAGCTGGCGCTCGACGAACTGGTGCGTGTCGGCGGCTTCGAGCGCTCGGCGCTCATCATCATCACGCCGACCGGAACCGGCTGGGTCGATCCCGCCGGTATCGACCCAGTCGAATATCTGCACCACGGCGACATAGCGAGCGTCGCCATACAATATTCCTACCTGCCGAGCTGGCTGTCGCTGCTGGTCGAGCCCGGTTACGGTTCCGAGGCCTCGCGCGCGCTGTTCGCGCAGATCTACGGCTACTGGAAACAACTGCCGAAGGACAAGCGCCCGAAACTCTATCTCTATGGCCTCAGCCTCGGCGCGATGAATTCGGACCTGTCGAGCGATCTCTATGACGTCGTCGGCGATCCCTATCAGGGCGCGCTCTGGGCGGGACCGCCCTTCCCGAGCCGCACCTGGAACACCGCCACCGCCAGCCGCGTCGCCGGTTCGCCAGCCTGGCTGCCGCGCTTCCGCGACGGCTCGATCATCCGTTTCACCAACCAGCACAACGCCCTTGGCCTCGACGGCGCGCCGTGGGGGCCGATCCGGATCGTCTATCTGCAATATGCCAGCGATCCGATCGTCTTCTTCGACCCCTACTCGGCATTCCGCCAGCCCGCCTGGATGAAGGGCGAGCGCGGCCCCGACGTCTCGCCGCGTTTCCGCTGGTTCCCGATCGTGACGCTGCTGCAGCTGACCGTGGACATCGGGCTCGGCACCACCGCGCCGATGGGGCATGGCCACGTCTATGCCCCGGAACACTATATCGATGCCTGGGTGGCGGTTTCCCAGCCGCCCGGCTGGACGGCTGAGAAGATCGACGCGCTGAAGGCCTATTTCGTCTCCCAGCGCCCGGCCGGCTGA
- a CDS encoding glycosyl transferase family 90, whose protein sequence is MGNLRRRAGKVFYYARNIVRDSAPPALFRRRLDKWLARAVRSGPSIVERLNYYNKLQDRFTPSAAAVSVATLPFRPTMYYYDLKEFARYFDGALRLDVEYGDVRGLPPVPTIVKNRPVGADNANAVLFKLDKLRHFQMPADPLRFADKQPRIVWRGDLNNPIRLTFLDAAQGLPFCDVGSPATHAPERHRRPFMSVEEQKRYRYIVSLEGYDVATNLKWIMSSNSLCLMLKPTNEIWFCEGHLKPDVHYVELAPDFSDLSDKIAFFERHPEQAERIIGNAQAYCRQFQNGPTETALSFLVLYKYFVLSGQIEPDDKIWRFISA, encoded by the coding sequence ATGGGTAATCTTCGTCGTCGGGCAGGGAAAGTCTTCTACTATGCTCGTAATATTGTTCGCGACAGTGCGCCGCCAGCGCTGTTTCGCCGCCGGCTCGACAAGTGGCTGGCGCGAGCGGTTCGCTCCGGACCTTCGATCGTCGAGCGGCTGAACTACTACAACAAGCTGCAAGACCGTTTCACACCGAGCGCGGCTGCGGTATCGGTGGCAACGTTGCCGTTCCGCCCGACGATGTACTATTACGACCTCAAGGAATTCGCGCGTTACTTCGATGGCGCGCTGCGGCTGGATGTCGAATATGGCGACGTGCGTGGCCTGCCGCCGGTGCCTACCATCGTCAAGAACCGGCCGGTCGGCGCCGACAACGCCAATGCCGTCCTGTTCAAGCTGGACAAGCTCCGCCATTTCCAGATGCCGGCGGACCCGCTGCGGTTCGCGGACAAGCAGCCCCGGATCGTGTGGCGGGGCGATCTCAACAACCCGATCCGCCTGACCTTCCTGGACGCCGCCCAGGGGCTGCCCTTCTGCGATGTAGGCTCGCCGGCCACCCACGCGCCGGAGCGCCACCGCAGGCCGTTCATGAGCGTCGAGGAGCAGAAGCGCTACCGCTACATCGTCTCGCTCGAAGGCTATGACGTGGCGACGAACCTGAAATGGATTATGAGTTCGAATTCGCTGTGCCTGATGCTGAAGCCGACGAACGAGATCTGGTTCTGCGAGGGGCATCTGAAGCCCGACGTCCATTATGTCGAGCTCGCGCCGGATTTTTCGGACCTTTCCGACAAGATCGCTTTCTTCGAGCGTCATCCCGAACAGGCCGAACGCATCATTGGCAATGCCCAGGCCTATTGCCGCCAGTTCCAGAACGGACCGACCGAGACGGCGCTGTCCTTCCTCGTGCTCTACAAATATTTCGTGCTGAGCGGCCAGATCGAGCCCGACGACAAGATCTGGCGCTTCATATCCGCTTGA
- a CDS encoding DUF423 domain-containing protein has translation MSPSRFAFEPCSPLVLAGGLCGAAGVALSAAAAHLGGAFTGTVASFLLAHAAVLLAIGLVGGNRLLRIGGFVLLVGLVLFCGDLLARDFLGGRLVPFAAPVGGSLLILGWLVVAASALIRSKA, from the coding sequence ATGAGCCCTTCCCGCTTCGCCTTCGAACCCTGTTCGCCGCTGGTGCTTGCCGGCGGCCTCTGCGGCGCGGCCGGTGTCGCGCTGTCTGCCGCCGCCGCTCATCTCGGCGGGGCTTTTACCGGAACCGTGGCGTCATTTCTGCTCGCGCATGCGGCGGTCCTGCTCGCCATCGGCCTGGTCGGCGGCAACCGGCTGCTGCGCATCGGTGGCTTCGTGCTGCTGGTGGGGCTGGTGTTGTTTTGCGGCGACCTGCTCGCTCGCGATTTCCTCGGCGGCCGGCTTGTGCCCTTCGCGGCACCGGTTGGCGGTTCGCTGCTGATCCTCGGCTGGCTGGTCGTTGCCGCTTCGGCGCTTATACGTTCGAAGGCCTAG
- a CDS encoding multidrug efflux MFS transporter, whose amino-acid sequence MPNENAASADAGYNVHWRRNLVVCLIGSFTTLVAMTLLLPFLPLYVEELGVSDRAAIVQWSGIAYGATFLAAALVAPLWGRLGDRYGRKVMLVRASFGMAVCMSLMGMVQDVWQLVALRLLIGLAGGYSSGSTILVAMQTPKDRSGWALGMLSAGIMAGNLVGPLIGGGLPPRIGIRATFLIAGGVIFLAFLATTLLIKEERRPATTGARKQTQGGWSQLPDKRPIVAMLATGMLLMFATMSIEPIITVYVAELVPDPARVTLVAGFVMSAAALGAILSAPRLGRLADRVGHWTVITGALAVAALLLIPQAFVTESWQLIVLRFLMGLALGGLLPSVTSIIRHNVPDGVGGNVLGYSISAQYIGQVAGPVLGGFVGGHFGMRAVFLSTAVLLALGAFYNWVVRARYQQPQPA is encoded by the coding sequence ATGCCGAATGAAAACGCCGCGTCCGCCGATGCAGGCTACAATGTCCATTGGCGCCGCAATCTGGTCGTCTGCCTGATCGGCTCCTTCACCACGCTGGTGGCGATGACGCTGCTGTTGCCTTTCCTGCCGCTCTATGTCGAGGAACTGGGCGTCAGCGACCGCGCCGCCATCGTGCAATGGTCCGGCATTGCTTATGGCGCCACCTTTCTGGCCGCGGCGCTGGTCGCGCCGCTGTGGGGGCGACTGGGCGACCGCTACGGCCGCAAGGTGATGCTGGTGCGGGCAAGCTTCGGCATGGCCGTGTGCATGTCGCTGATGGGCATGGTGCAGGATGTCTGGCAACTGGTGGCATTGCGCCTGCTGATCGGCCTGGCTGGCGGTTATTCGTCCGGCTCGACCATTCTGGTCGCCATGCAGACGCCGAAGGATCGTTCCGGCTGGGCCCTGGGCATGCTTTCAGCCGGCATCATGGCCGGCAATCTGGTCGGCCCGCTGATCGGCGGCGGCCTGCCGCCCCGCATCGGCATTCGCGCCACCTTCCTGATTGCTGGCGGCGTCATCTTCCTGGCGTTTCTGGCCACGACCTTGCTGATCAAGGAAGAGCGGCGCCCGGCGACGACAGGCGCGCGGAAGCAGACGCAAGGCGGCTGGTCGCAGCTTCCCGACAAGCGGCCGATTGTGGCGATGCTGGCGACCGGCATGCTGTTGATGTTCGCCACCATGTCGATCGAGCCGATCATCACCGTCTATGTCGCCGAACTGGTTCCCGATCCGGCAAGGGTGACGCTGGTCGCCGGCTTCGTCATGTCGGCGGCCGCACTTGGCGCGATCCTGTCGGCGCCAAGGCTCGGCAGACTGGCCGACCGCGTCGGCCACTGGACCGTCATCACCGGCGCGCTGGCGGTCGCGGCACTGCTGCTGATCCCGCAGGCCTTCGTCACCGAAAGCTGGCAGCTGATCGTTTTGCGCTTCCTGATGGGGCTGGCGCTGGGCGGGCTTTTGCCCTCGGTCACAAGCATCATCCGCCACAATGTGCCGGACGGCGTCGGCGGCAATGTGCTCGGCTATTCCATCTCGGCGCAATATATCGGCCAGGTCGCGGGACCGGTGCTCGGCGGCTTTGTCGGCGGCCATTTCGGCATGCGCGCCGTGTTCCTGTCGACCGCCGTGCTTCTGGCGCTCGGCGCTTTCTACAACTGGGTCGTGCGCGCCCGCTACCAACAGCCGCAGCCCGCCTGA
- the ppk2 gene encoding polyphosphate kinase 2 — MTELERNSPATDWLEAELADTLDEDYELELSEPALSEEIAKIYKRSHPPSVDRMTYFRELLRLQSELIKLQSWVAHTKAKVVVLFEGRDSAGKGGVIKRITQRLNPRICRVVALPAPTERERSQWYFQRYVPHLPAGGEIVLFDRSWYNRSGVERVMGFATPGQVEEFFHDVPEFERMLVRSGITLIKYWFSITDEEQQMRFLMRIHDPMKQWKLSPMDLQSRVRWEQYTKAKEEMLLRTNIKEAPWFIVEGNDKKRARLNCIDHLLQQVPYEAVPHDDITLPERVFNPQYERAVLPPELHVPQKY, encoded by the coding sequence ATGACCGAACTGGAACGCAATTCTCCCGCAACAGACTGGCTTGAGGCGGAACTCGCCGACACGCTCGACGAAGACTATGAGCTGGAGCTGTCGGAACCGGCGCTTTCGGAGGAAATCGCCAAGATCTACAAGCGGTCGCACCCGCCATCCGTCGACCGCATGACCTATTTCCGCGAACTGCTCAGGCTGCAGTCGGAACTGATCAAGCTGCAATCCTGGGTCGCCCACACCAAGGCGAAGGTGGTGGTGTTGTTCGAGGGGCGCGATTCCGCCGGCAAGGGCGGCGTCATCAAGCGCATCACCCAGCGTCTCAACCCGCGCATCTGCCGCGTGGTGGCGCTGCCGGCGCCGACCGAGCGCGAGCGCTCGCAATGGTATTTCCAGCGCTACGTGCCGCATCTGCCGGCCGGTGGCGAGATCGTGCTGTTCGACCGCTCCTGGTACAACCGCTCCGGCGTCGAGCGGGTGATGGGTTTCGCCACGCCCGGGCAGGTCGAGGAATTCTTCCACGATGTGCCGGAGTTCGAGCGCATGCTGGTGCGTTCCGGCATCACGCTGATCAAATACTGGTTCTCGATCACCGACGAGGAGCAGCAGATGCGCTTCCTCATGCGCATCCACGATCCGATGAAGCAGTGGAAGCTGTCGCCGATGGACCTGCAGTCGCGCGTGCGCTGGGAGCAGTACACCAAGGCCAAGGAAGAGATGCTGCTGCGCACCAACATCAAGGAAGCGCCGTGGTTCATCGTCGAAGGCAACGACAAGAAGCGGGCACGCCTCAACTGCATCGACCATCTTCTGCAGCAGGTGCCCTACGAGGCCGTGCCACACGACGACATCACGCTGCCGGAGCGCGTCTTCAACCCGCAATATGAGCGCGCGGTGCTGCCGCCGGAACTGCACGTGCCGCAGAAATACTGA
- a CDS encoding TetR/AcrR family transcriptional regulator C-terminal domain-containing protein: MKVDRARIIDEALKLLNEVGVDMLSTRLLAERLQVRQPALYWHFKNKRALLDAMNKEILERGHDSRLPHADEDWQHYLAQNTRSFRAALLAYRDAGRVHAGTEAEPDEMQDIEAKIAFLVAQGIDAGEAMMLFIALGRYTLGCVIEEQADFPEGPGRGAELDGAARDYPLTAAGLAHYREGGHAALFEAGLRFILDGAAAQLASAAVSKP; this comes from the coding sequence ATGAAGGTCGACCGCGCGCGCATCATCGACGAGGCGCTGAAGCTGCTCAACGAGGTTGGCGTGGATATGCTTTCAACGCGCCTGCTTGCCGAGCGGCTTCAGGTGCGGCAGCCGGCCTTGTATTGGCATTTCAAGAACAAGCGTGCGTTGCTGGACGCGATGAACAAAGAGATCCTGGAGCGCGGCCATGACAGCCGGCTGCCGCATGCGGACGAGGACTGGCAGCATTATCTGGCACAGAACACGCGCAGTTTTCGTGCCGCGCTGCTTGCCTACCGCGACGCCGGCCGGGTGCATGCCGGCACCGAAGCCGAGCCCGACGAGATGCAGGACATCGAGGCGAAAATCGCCTTCCTGGTCGCGCAGGGTATCGATGCCGGCGAGGCGATGATGTTGTTCATCGCCCTTGGGCGCTACACGCTTGGTTGCGTCATCGAAGAGCAGGCCGATTTTCCGGAAGGGCCGGGCCGGGGCGCGGAACTCGACGGCGCGGCGCGCGACTATCCTTTGACGGCAGCGGGTCTGGCGCATTACCGCGAAGGTGGGCATGCCGCCTTGTTCGAGGCGGGCTTGCGGTTCATCCTCGATGGCGCGGCGGCGCAGCTTGCCAGCGCGGCTGTCTCAAAGCCCTAG
- the hemB gene encoding porphobilinogen synthase, producing the protein MNKFVPAKPAGTRSVDEITGSRRLRRMRKADWSRRLVQENRLTVDDLIWPIFLTGGSNVREPIDAMPDVFRLSIDQAVREAERAAKLGIPALATFPNIDARRKDVTGSHILDPDNLINAATRAIKAAVPEIGIITDAALDPFTSHGHDGILRDGIIVNDETVEQVAAAAVLQAAAGSDIVAPSDMMDGRIGAIRDALDANGFQDVAIMSYATKFASAFYGPYREAIGTQGLLKGDKKTYYIDHANSDEAVREAEQDLAEGADMLMVKPGLPYLDIIRRLKDEFRVPTFAYQVSGEYSMIKAASANGWIDGEKAMLESLLALKRAGCDGILTYFAPRVAEILKG; encoded by the coding sequence ATGAACAAGTTCGTCCCGGCAAAACCGGCCGGCACCCGCAGCGTCGACGAGATCACCGGCTCGCGCCGCCTGCGCCGCATGCGCAAGGCCGACTGGTCGCGCCGTCTCGTGCAGGAGAACCGGCTGACCGTCGACGATCTGATCTGGCCGATCTTCCTGACCGGCGGGTCCAATGTGCGCGAGCCGATCGACGCGATGCCGGACGTTTTCCGCCTCAGCATCGACCAGGCGGTTCGCGAGGCGGAGCGCGCCGCCAAACTGGGCATTCCGGCGCTGGCGACCTTCCCGAACATCGACGCGCGTCGCAAGGACGTGACCGGCTCGCACATTCTGGACCCCGACAACCTGATCAACGCCGCAACCCGCGCCATCAAGGCAGCCGTTCCGGAAATCGGCATCATCACCGATGCCGCGCTCGACCCCTTCACCAGCCACGGCCATGACGGCATCCTGCGCGACGGCATCATCGTCAATGACGAGACGGTCGAACAGGTCGCGGCCGCCGCCGTGCTTCAGGCGGCCGCCGGCTCCGACATCGTCGCGCCGTCCGACATGATGGACGGCCGCATCGGCGCCATCCGCGACGCGCTCGACGCCAACGGCTTCCAGGACGTGGCGATCATGTCCTACGCGACCAAATTCGCTTCTGCCTTCTACGGCCCGTATCGCGAGGCGATCGGCACGCAAGGCCTGCTGAAGGGCGACAAGAAGACCTATTACATCGACCACGCCAATTCGGACGAGGCGGTGCGCGAAGCCGAGCAGGACCTCGCCGAAGGCGCGGACATGCTGATGGTGAAGCCCGGCCTGCCCTATCTCGACATCATCCGCCGTCTGAAGGACGAATTCCGCGTGCCGACCTTCGCCTACCAGGTGTCGGGCGAATATTCGATGATCAAGGCAGCAAGCGCCAATGGCTGGATCGACGGCGAAAAGGCGATGCTGGAATCGCTGCTTGCCCTCAAGCGCGCCGGCTGCGACGGTATCCTCACCTATTTCGCGCCGCGCGTGGCCGAGATCCTGAAAGGCTGA
- a CDS encoding GntR family transcriptional regulator yields MSQMQQVERQLREMILGLDIGPGEKLTERWIESRFGASRTPVRAALLRLETEGLVQRDGRGWTVSPINLAEIEQIAVYRQAVEVAAARLVAKLEDKSGLDAIEAMLDSCGDDTPREEWHRVGTDFHVELARMSGNEFLFRGVRDAMTRLSRARWLEIRDEAASARAWAEHRAILSAIRAGEADEAARLLVLHIGGSRDRLVGSLQTERRGLRAMGFAVVAA; encoded by the coding sequence ATGTCGCAAATGCAGCAGGTGGAGCGGCAGCTTCGCGAAATGATCCTCGGCCTCGACATCGGTCCGGGCGAAAAACTCACCGAACGCTGGATCGAAAGCCGTTTCGGCGCTTCGCGCACGCCGGTACGGGCCGCGCTGCTCCGGCTGGAAACGGAAGGGCTGGTCCAGCGGGACGGACGCGGCTGGACGGTGTCGCCGATCAATCTGGCCGAGATCGAGCAGATCGCGGTCTACCGGCAGGCCGTCGAAGTGGCGGCTGCGCGGCTGGTGGCGAAGCTCGAGGACAAGAGCGGCCTCGACGCCATCGAGGCGATGCTGGATTCCTGTGGCGACGATACGCCAAGGGAGGAGTGGCACCGGGTCGGAACTGATTTCCATGTCGAACTGGCGCGCATGTCCGGCAACGAGTTCCTGTTTCGCGGCGTCCGCGATGCCATGACAAGGCTGTCGCGGGCGCGCTGGCTGGAAATTCGCGACGAGGCGGCGTCAGCCCGCGCCTGGGCCGAGCACCGCGCCATTCTGTCGGCGATCCGGGCAGGTGAGGCCGACGAGGCGGCGCGCCTCCTCGTTCTTCACATCGGCGGCAGCCGCGACAGGCTGGTCGGCTCCCTGCAGACCGAGCGCCGGGGCTTGCGCGCCATGGGCTTCGCCGTCGTCGCGGCCTAG